Within Vigna unguiculata cultivar IT97K-499-35 chromosome 2, ASM411807v1, whole genome shotgun sequence, the genomic segment TAATGTGTACGAACATAGGTGGTGCTTTTGTTAGCAAATATCGTGCACCCTACAAGGTGCAAAAGATATGCACGTGCAACAAACTCCCATAGCTCGTTTTCACAATAGTTGTCATACCACTCTCTCAACCAGCTAAGTCGGACCTGTGCACCCCGACTTTGATTCAGCTCCACACAAGCCATGGCCCGGTCAACACCAAGAAGTGTCGTCAAAATCTCAACAGAATCTTCATATTCAAGATTTTTAGTAGAGCAAAAGTTTCCACTGATGGAAAGATGGAGAAGTGACCATACGTCATCCAAAGTGATGGTCATCTCACCAATGGGTAGATGAAAAGTATTAGTCTCGGGATGCCATCTCTCCACGAAACCCAATACTAAACCAAGATcgatatattcatataaaatatcgcACAAAGGCGATAATCCAGAAGCTAACACAAAAGGTGCAACAGAAGGGTGAGGACGTCCTAATTTCTTCACCTTTTTAATATGGGAGACCACTTTCACAGCTCGATCctaacaaaagaaacaaaaaagaataaaaatacttaacaacaacaaaattaaacctATATAAAAACTTCTTACTGACCTGACCATCCCATATCATGCGTGCAACATGATCCTCGTACCGGGCCAATAAAGATGTATCATATGGACCACCAAGAAATCCTCCACCATCGTTATCAATCCCCTGCTCGTCCTCCTGAGGAACGTCGGAAACCTCATTCTCAACAATATCATCCTCAACAACATTAGTCTCATGCTGACCCCTTCTACGAGCCAAAGCTGTCGGTCTCTTCCGTGCACCACCCTGTCTGGAAGTCTCGGGTGCATCATTTGAACCACGTCTAGATAAATTTTCTCGTGTCCTAAccatatctataataaaataaaatacaaattaataaataaaaaagactcGCCCtcatctttcctttttttttttctcgtaaAAACAATAACTCTAAGTGCAAGTTCAATTTCACAAATTCAAGACAgatcacaatcaaattaattacatgaaacgaatttaaataaaaaacattaaacgcAAGAAGTAAATCAGATGCTAAAACAGATTTCACACTAAGTTGAAAACCAAAAAACACAGCCAAAACGGATTCCTGGTTCCGTTTCGGGAAACGGcttccacaatccgtttcacctaaattaaaaaaaggaaacgggaaacggattccacaatctgtttccttaaaaaaaaaaaaacaggaaacggattccacaatccgtttccttaaaaaaaaaaactaacgggaaacggattccacaatccgtttcctaaaaaaaaaaaaaaccaaatgggaaacggattccacaatccgtttcctttaaaaaaaaaccacgaaaCGGATTTTGTATTCCGTTTAGGCTTCtgggaaacggattacacattCCGTTTCCTTAAAAAAACATAGAACCCACGCCTGTTCGTGTGGAAAACCCTTCGTGTCGTGGAAAACCTTCCTGTAAAATATTGAAACCAGTATCTTCTAATCTACtgctaaaaataaataaatcaattaaaatataaatacacacatgcacacattgtactaatattaaaaaaccaGTACTTCAAAAATGGAGAAGGGGCGCGAAAGGATGCTGCGGAGGCTGGGGAGAACAACAGTGTGGAGGAGAAAAGGATGCTGCGGAGGCCGGGGAAAACAACTGTGGAAGCGTGGGAGAAGAGGGAGAGGAGGGAGAAGGAGGATGAAGAGTGTGTGGAGGTGTGGAGGCTGTGTGCACgagaagagggagaaggagGATGAAGAGTGTGTGGAGGTGTGGAGGCTGTGTGCACgagaagagggagaaggagGATGAAGAGTGTATGGAGGTGTGGAGGCTATGTGCACgagaagagggagaaggagGATGAAGAATGTGTGGAGGTGTGGAGGTTGTGTGCACAACGTCAGATTGCACCTAGGTCAAAGATTCCAAGGGTGTAAGCCGCAGGGAATCTGCTTTATTGGGGTGCGTTTTGGGTGCAGGggttttgggggtgcagtgCGGTGAGGGGTGCAGGggttttgggggtgcagtgcggtgaaagagataaaagagataGTAACTGATTTTTTTACCATGGGCaaacatgaaaataaagtaggttttgggggtacaggagatattattggaggtgcagggagaagcccccaACAGATTATGAATCGTAATTGTCCTGTTACGGGATGGGCCAACGGGTGACACGCTGGCGGGTTGGccaatcaattatttttttgatttttaattttttaaatttgtttatatatatatatatatatatatatatatatatatatatattataaatgaatatttaaagcatatttaatcatataaatattttccaagcttttaattgattaatcaatatttttaattgaataaattaaaataattattatatttacatgttaaattactctattataactaataattagaACTTAGTTTGtaagtgttaatgatttaaattataatagtattgtatATTTACatctttacaaaaatataacatagaaaatttcatcttttcaattatttttaatttaaaaaaaaagactaatgaGTGGATTGACGCGCCTTTGGCTTGCTTGGCGGGTTGGGCTAAAATGAGTTGACGAACTGGCCCATCAAGCCCAACCCACTTTGTCACCCATAATATGAACTGacaatatcaaatttaattatttcatttcattataataacaattttgTTAATTGTTGTTATCTTCCTAAACTTTTAATGTTCACTTGAAGTGTTgtcgttttattttttcttacgACTAACTAGTACCGGTCACCTCTTTATCACTTTCTAGAGCTTTTCGACATGTTCAAACATCTTCTCTACTAAAAGGATACCTACAAACTATGACATCCTAAGTCAAATATGTTCttataagaataaatataataataaattgaatgaaTAATCATAAGTCAAATATATTCTTCCAACAAcaattaatacaataataaattgaGTGAATAATCATAAGTCAAATGTATTCTTACAAcagcaataaaataaatacaacaataaattAAGTCAATAGTCATATCtcattaataatgtttttataatgatttaaattgtCTATCTTTGGTTTATAGTTAGTATGATCTTTcttattaatttgaaattatataaacaagGAAATTAAGTGTTTAgaaaattatgtataatatgatattttggATGAGATAATCAgatataatatcttttatttgtttatcgttagaaagtgaattttaagtctaactttCACACGATTTTCAATACACTTTTTTACACCGAGGTATATTTATATCGTGCATGAGAGTAAACATTAATGAGTGATCTGATAATTGATGGAACAATAGACCTAACAGGCATTGTTAGGATAAACTTTAACCACGAGTatgatacaattttaaaaagtaaactttAAGTTCAACTCAATTctacaaaatcaatttgtaagGTGAAGTTtacacttatttatatattgtatcCTGATCTTATCACTGATAATATGATATTTCGaacatttatacttttatatatatatatatatatatatatatatatatatatgtatatgaatgTCTGAAACAACCTATGCAGTTTATAATGTTGTGGTGTGAGGTATGTTCATTTGTCCGCAGTTTGAGATTGAGTGCGGCACAACTCAACAGAGCAATTTGTGTTTGTTCTCCTTGGTTGTATTTAGTGTTTGTTCATTCATAAAAAACCTCAGAACTCAGAATGACGCTTATTGAATATGTTACTCTACTTAAACTTAAAGTGTCCTTTAACAATTGTCTTAACGTGCATCCACTGTTTCACAAGACTAAAAACACAGCTGCAGATTCGAATTCCATTGCAAAACGAAATGGTGTGTCTGACGTGGATTCCATAAATCACATTGAATTGTTCATGTCACTTGGCCctctcatttgttttcttttgggGGACATGGCTCAATACTTTCTCAGATGCTTGATCATCTTCAACATAACACACCCACACAGGTATAATTCTTAGATTAATTTCTCTCTTCTAAGtttaagaatttaatttatGGAATGTTGAATTCAACAAGAAATTAGAGGTTCCATAAGTATAACTTTTCAAAAGAGGTAGAAGGATCCAAAGATTAGGAGGACCCCAGGAccacgatttttttttttttttattattattattattattattgatgcttttttacataaaaaaggCATTGAATTAAATGCATTTTCAAACCATGGCCCCATTGAAACCTACCTTTTGGAGATGGTGATTTATGCTTACATGGTATGTGATTTGCAAAAGTTGGTCTTTTTAACCGTTGattaagtaagaaaaatcacccTTTTActtataaaaggaaaagaagaacaGAAGTGAAGAGATTCTTGTCCCTCTCTATGCTCAAATGCTAAAAGACAAATTTGAACAAAAGGGAATAACGTTTTAGAGAAGGACTTTTCAGACCCTTGAAATAcgtaataaaagaaataaataataaaacgtTTACTACACTTAATGGGAAGGACCCCAaccttttttctatttcaatcgGACGCTCACAATCACCTATCACCACAAgtaaatgccacgtgtcaagaaTCGGattgtttatgtatttttttctactttgcCTTTACCTTCAAGTATTGGATAGAATATTGTGgaaataatttatagttttgaAGACATCCAGTAAAAcaaaaagacaaaataataatattcattaaaaatataaaaaatgctGTAACTATCAAGTTATAATATtcattaaaatgtaataatCCTTTTTCATAACTGTGAGCTTCGTGATATTTGGACCactataagtttttttttcttttttttttaatttatccttCCAAACCTCAAGTATATGTTTAGATACATACATTGATGTATgttttacacacacacacacacacatatatatatatatatatatatatatatatatatatatatatatatatatagcaaatTCAATAGAATTGTGAGAATGAAGAGCAGAGGGTGGAAAAGTTATCTTTTGTGTACATACAAGCAGATACTCACTAGTATTtctatacatatattttttaattttgaataaaatttgttaaaaatgaatacttaaaatataatttttgataaaattttaatttttaaaagttttatttaaatcaaattattcaaaaaataaacgatcttcccaaaaataaaatttaaataatttatctcaaaatataaattttaaaaaattaatcttctataaaataatttcagtatcacatatctaaataaaaaaaataaagaaacataaattcaaattctaaataatttttttgtaattaatatattcttttaataattttattttaactgttaaatttaaaaataattaatatttatcatcTCAGGAATCATGATAGTTATACTTATCCGAATCCGTTACAAAAGTTGtagaatattataaaaaagttgtttataaaacataatagattatatatatatatatatatatatattatttttttatttttgaaagttgTAAGTAAATGGAGACAATGGAGATGATTAAGTCATGAACTGCTAATTACGACGAATTCCAATGAAAAGTGTCGCTAAGGAAACGGATAGATAGAATAAAGCAAGGAGGGCCATGAAATGGTACTACAGACAAACAAACACACTCCTTAACTCTTTTATTTTCCactctcatcttcttcttccttcaacttttctttcattttcccCAATGTTTCTACCACATTACCCATCTCCTCTTGCATATTAAATGGGATGGTGTTGCTGATAACGATGTGGGAGGTGGTGGCTTGGTTGGTAGGGAAGAATAAATGCCGGTTAAGAGAAGCAGGCCCTACACAACAACACAAGACATGGTGCTGAGATTAGTAGCAGTAACTCCTCAAGCTCACAGACACAGATTGGGTTTTCATTGTTGAAGTCTAGAGAGAGAAACAGGGTCTCTCCCACTCTCTCATGCACGTGCTTCAACCTTCATTTGGTGGCAATCTCTGAATTTATACATCACACCCTATTAAAAGAACTTTATTTAATTCCCTCCCACTGTCTCACCTGCTTCCTTTCCAGCAAAGGTACAGCCACCATTTCCACCTTCTTCATTTCATCACATTtactcttctctctctcttcctctccAAAAGCACCCATTTTTATGTCACCCCACAATGAACAACCATTAAAAAACACGGAACGCGGCATGGGCATTGTTGAATCTTTGTTCTTGGTGCTTATACGGAGAACCATGAAGGATAAAGCAGTGAGAGATTAAACGGGTACTGtgttttattctcttttttctttttgggtttGTTTCTCTCTCTCCTGCAATTCTAGTCTTCTGAATGAGAATGCTTCCCGTCGGTGATGATCGTGATGTTTTGTTTCTTATTGAACCGAGTTTACGATTACCTGAAACGTTGTAGCTGAGGAAGTAACACCTCAGAATTCGAATCTGGTTCGGTTGTGACAGCTATGGTGTCAAAGGGATGATCACATTGTTTCGAGCATGAGAAGACACCGTGCTATTCATCTCTCTCATGCTCTACTGTGCACCGTTTTTTGTTGTCTTGTGACAGCTTCTGCAGTGACTGAGAAGGAAATTTTGCTTGAATTCAAAGGTAACATCACGGACGATCCACGCGCCAGCTTGAGTTCGTGGGTTTCAAGTGGGAACCCGTGCAACGATTACAAAGGTGTTTCGTGTAACTCTGAAGGGTTTGTGGAGAGAATCGTGCTATGGAACACTAGCTTGGGAGGGGTGTTATCCTCGTCGCTTTCGGGGTTGAAGAGGTTGAGGATATTGACGTTGTTCGGAAACCGTCTCTCGGGTGGTATTCCAGAAGGTTATGGTGATCTTCACTCACTGTGGAAGATCAATTTGAGTTCCAATGCTTTATCTGGTTCGATCCCTGAATTCATTGGTGATTTGCCTAGCATTCGGTTTCTAGATTTATCCAAGAATGGCTTCACTGGGGAGATACCTTCGGCTTTGTTTCGGTACTGCTACAAAACAAAGTTCGTTTCTCTTTCTCATAACAACCTCGCCGGTTCAATTCCTGCCTCCTTGGTGAACTGCTTTAACCTTGAAGGGTTTGATTTCTCCTTCAACAACCTTAGTGGGGTTGTCCCTTCTGGGCTTTGTGGCATTCCAAGGTTGTCTTATGTGTCGCTGAGAAACAATGCCTTGTCAGGGAGCGTGCAGGAGCTCGTTTCCTCATGCCAGAGTCTGGAACATTTGGATTTTGGAAGTAATAGGTTCACTGATTTGGCACCGTTCAGTGTCCTTGGAATGCAAAATCTTACCTATCTCAATTTATCGTATAATGGGTTTGGAGGACATATTCCTGAGATCAGTGCCTGTAGTGGTAGATTGCAAATCTTGGATGCTTCAGGGAATTTTTTGGATGGCGAGATTCCCTCCGGCATAACAAAATGCAAGAGCCTAAAGCTCTTGGCGTTGGAATTGAATAGGCTGGAGGGGAATATCCCAGTGGATATTCAGGAACTGCGGGGACTAATTGTTATCAAATTGGGTAATAATTCCATTGGTGGAATGATCCCCAAGGGCTTTGGTAGCGTCGAGCTTCTTGAATTGCTGGATTTGCACAATCTGAACCTTGCTGGCCAAATTCCTGAGGATATAAGCAATTGCAAGTTTCTTCTTGGGCTGTGAGTTTTATATCTTTCTCTAACTGCTCTGCATTATGTTAAACCCTCTGAATAAAATCTCAGTTCATTCTTTTATGTCGCTGCAGGGACCTTTCTGGTAATAAATTACAAGGTGAGATTCCTCAGACTCTTTACAACTTGACAAACCTGGAATCCCTTAATCTACATCATAACCAGCTTGATGGAAGCATCCCCCCAAGCCTAGGAAACCTATTAAGGATTCAATACCTAGATCTGTCACATAATTCACTTTCTGGTCCAATCCCC encodes:
- the LOC114174635 gene encoding protein MAIN-LIKE 1-like gives rise to the protein MVRTRENLSRRGSNDAPETSRQGGARKRPTALARRRGQHETNVVEDDIVENEVSDVPQEDEQGIDNDGGGFLGGPYDTSLLARYEDHVARMIWDGQDRAVKVVSHIKKVKKLGRPHPSVAPFVLASGLSPLCDILYEYIDLGLVLGFVERWHPETNTFHLPIGEMTITLDDVWSLLHLSISGNFCSTKNLEYEDSVEILTTLLGVDRAMACVELNQSRGAQVRLSWLREWYDNYCENELWEFVARAYLLHLVGCTIFANKSTTYVRTHYLELFRDLSTCRRYGWRVAALVHLYEQLGDAIFAWIYEHFPTLGRKQVRDTYVETEPRALRYVTGRAISAIADVRVQLDGLTYDGMIWNPYVAHRAARKLVTHGMFYGFLRVGTLVHRHLPERVLRQFGFM
- the LOC114172822 gene encoding probable LRR receptor-like serine/threonine-protein kinase At1g12460 translates to MRRHRAIHLSHALLCTVFCCLVTASAVTEKEILLEFKGNITDDPRASLSSWVSSGNPCNDYKGVSCNSEGFVERIVLWNTSLGGVLSSSLSGLKRLRILTLFGNRLSGGIPEGYGDLHSLWKINLSSNALSGSIPEFIGDLPSIRFLDLSKNGFTGEIPSALFRYCYKTKFVSLSHNNLAGSIPASLVNCFNLEGFDFSFNNLSGVVPSGLCGIPRLSYVSLRNNALSGSVQELVSSCQSLEHLDFGSNRFTDLAPFSVLGMQNLTYLNLSYNGFGGHIPEISACSGRLQILDASGNFLDGEIPSGITKCKSLKLLALELNRLEGNIPVDIQELRGLIVIKLGNNSIGGMIPKGFGSVELLELLDLHNLNLAGQIPEDISNCKFLLGLDLSGNKLQGEIPQTLYNLTNLESLNLHHNQLDGSIPPSLGNLLRIQYLDLSHNSLSGPIPTSLGNLNNLTHFDLSFNNLSGFIPEIANIQRFGASAFSNNPFLCGRPLDTPCLVNGATSPSSPGKAKVLSTSAIVAIVAAAVILTGVCLVTIMNMAARGRKKEDDQIMIVESTPLGSTESNLIIGKLVLFSKSLPSKYEDWEAGTKALLDKESLIGGGSIGTVYRTDFEGGISIAVKKLETMGRIRNQEEFEHEIGRLGNLQHPNLVSFQGYYWSSSMHLILSEFVPNGNLYDNLHGLGYAGTSTSRGNRELYWSRRFQIAVGTARALAYLHHDCRPPILHLNIKSSNILLDDKYEAKLSDYGLGKLLPILDNYGLTKFHNAVGYVAPELAQGLRQSEKCDVYSFGVILLELVTGRKPVESPTTNEVVVLCEYVRGSLETSSASDCFDRNLLGFTENELIQVMRLGLICTSEDPLRRPSMAEVVQVLESIRNGLDSH